A window of Ananas comosus cultivar F153 linkage group 4, ASM154086v1, whole genome shotgun sequence contains these coding sequences:
- the LOC109708939 gene encoding uncharacterized protein LOC109708939 codes for MSGGGAAAAAAAAGEGPYSEAKTSVWWDIENCQVPRACDPHLIAQNISSALAALGYRGPVSISAYGDTSNISPAAQHALSSTGIALNHVPAGIKDASDKKILVDMLFWAIDNPPPANYLLISGDRDFCNALHKLRMRRYNILLAQPPNVSQVLVTAAKSVWLWRSLLAGGPPLTELPYVSTVSNANASEVSSSKTTIPEPGQTNQTINASALALNLDNQRRSGNGKIDNHQRGKQVWKTAHKYQKDMNTPRTTSTELQTQPSGSQEGLFDGVSESNIQKQSSADLSNQVSTSMGSSSRAQENANSNCTVKNPLFPESLPKPSKSPAKSGYSHENEEALPKEAPHKFFGANKSNTARPSFPQPDNRYPMNNGYKNPNYQQTQTQPLRPSDLLASQPNTAKGSLHLSNSHKSNPHPPTSRPNGPPLSSQQPRAINPPFTSAGNPPNRPTFHQHIPPFQSYPEPYNNYPPGPANVLHNMQPPYYDYSHRPPITHPMPGNVHNPGFWGCPEPSSDVQGLTGNILQALNILRNDKMAPTEANIADCIHFGEMNIPHFNVKMALDYSIQHQVVVMHKLGGNLPFFVGKNDSLWKCVNVMDSTIKHPKETWDAVSRFLSSSKGHSMILASQCMYQAATILKKKCLKHLVLGEILQILHAAISVKRWIIPHSSGWQPLTLHVEVVDLKAESSSNSTK; via the exons AtgagcggcggcggagcggcggcggcggcggcggcggctggggAGGGGCCGTACTCGGAGGCGAAGACGTCGGTGTGGTGGGACATCGAGAATTGCCAGGTGCCGAGGGCGTGCGATCCCCACCTGATCGCGCAGAATATAAGCTCGGCGTTGGCGGCGTTGGGCTACAGGGGCCCCGTCTCCATCTCCGCCTACGGCGACACCAGCAACATCTCGCCCGCCGCACAGCACGCCCTCTCCAGCACCGGCATCGCCCTCAACCACGTCCCCGCGG GTATAAAAGATGCGAGTGATAAAAAGATTCTAGTTGACATGTTGTTTTGGGCTATCGACAATCCTCCTCCTGCGAATTATTTGCTCATTTCTGGTGATCGGGACTTCTGCAATGCCCTTCATAAGCTACGTATGAGAAGGTATAATATACTCCTCGCTCAACCACCTAATGTATCTCAAGTGCTGGTTACCGCTGCAAAGAGCGTGTGGCTGTGGAGGTCCCTTCTTGCTGGCGGACCACCATTAACAGAGTTGCCATATGTTAGTACTGTGTCAAATGCCAATGCATCAGAGGTAAGTTCATCTAAGACCACTATACCAGAACCTGGACAGACAAATCAGACTATCAACGCTTCTGCTCTTGCCTTGAATTTGGACAATCAAAGGAGAAGTGGTAATGGAAAGATTGATAATCACCAAAGAGGAAAGCAAGTGTGGAAGACTGCACACAAATATCAGAAGGATATGAATACACCTAGAACAACAAGTACTGAATTACAGACGCAGCCATCTGGAAGTCAAGAAGGTCTTTTTGATGGAGTTTCTGAAAGTAATATTCAGAAACAGTCTTCTGCAGACCTGTCAAATCAAGTTTCTACATCTATGGGCTCAAGTTCGAGAGCACAAGAGAATGCCAACTCGAACTGCACGGTGAAAAATCCTTTGTTCCCTGAATCATTACCTAAACCTAGTAAGTCACCTGCTAAATCCGGTTATTCTCACGAGAATGAAGAAGCACTTCCTAAGGAAGCGCCTCACAAGTTCTTTGGAGCTAATAAATCCAACACAGCACGTCCAAGTTTTCCTCAACCAGATAATAGGTATCCCATGAACAATGGGTATAAGAACCCAAATTATCAGCAAACTCAAACTCAGCCATTAAGACCGAGTGATCTGCTGGCTTCTCAGCCTAATACTGCGAAGGGGAGCTTGCATTTGTCAAATTCTCACAAAAGCAACCCTCATCCACCTACATCAAGGCCTAACGGCCCGCCTCTTAGTTCTCAACAACCCCGAGCAATCAACCCACCTTTTACTTCAGCTGGAAACCCACCTAATAGACCTACTTTTCATCAACACATTCCGCCTTTTCAATCATATCCAGAGCCGTATAATAATTATCCTCCAGGCCCTGCAAATGTCCTGCATAATATGCAACCTCCATATTATGATTATAGTCACAGGCCCCCGATTACACATCCTATGCCTGGCAATGTGCATAATCCTGGGTTCTGGGGATGCCCAGAACCATCAAGTGATGTTCAAGGTCTCACAGGGAACATTTTGCAAGCATTGAACATTTTGAGAAATGATAAAATGGCCCCCACAGAAGCTAATATTGCAGATTGCATTCATTTTGGGGAGATGAATATTCCACATTTCAATGTTAAGATGGCTCTTGACTATTCCATTCAGCATCAGGTCGTTGTAATGCACAAATTAGGAGGCAATTTGCCATTTTTTGTGGGGAAAAATGACTCACTTTGGAAATGTGTGAATGTGATGGATAGTACCATTAAGCATCCGAAGGAGACTTGGGACGCTGTTTCGAGGTTCCTTTCTTCTAGCAAGGGGCATTCTATGATATTGGCCTCTCAATGCAT GTATCAAGCTGCCACTATACTAAAGAAGAAATGCCTGAAACATCTTGTTCTTGGTGAAATTCTGCAGATTTTGCATGCTGCAATCTCAGTGAAGAGGTGGATTATACCTCATTCGTCTGGTTGGCAGCCATTGACTCTCCATGTAGAGGTCGTGGATTTGAAAGCAGAATCCAGTAGTAATAGCACTAAATGA